In Deinococcus sedimenti, a single genomic region encodes these proteins:
- the hutU gene encoding urocanate hydratase: MTQPTTEPAPVIRAPRGAQKTAKGWVQEAAKRMLMNNLDPDVAEHPDTLVVYGGRGKAARNWEAFHKIVETLDRLEDDETLLIQSGKPVAVLRTHEWAPRVLLANSNLVPHWANWETFDKLDQAGLMMYGQMTAGSWIYIGTQGILQGTYETFAGAARKHFGGSLKGTITVTAGLGGMGGAQPLAVKLAGGVSINIEIDPTRIQKRLDTRYLDEVATSLEDAITRAEKYKAEGVARSIGVQGNAADLVPQLVAMNWTPDLITDQTSAHDPMWGYLPPVSADEDASRLRTDHPDEYRRRAYEAMAAHVRAILELQKRGAVAFDYGNNLRHRAQEAGVEYAFDYPGFVPAFIRDSFCEGRGPFRWVALSGDPEDIRATDRALLDLFPNDERLQSWLTYAADQIAFQGLPARICWLGYKERDRAARLFNEMVADGRLKAPIVIGRDHLDAGSVASPYRETEAMLDGSDAVSDWPLLNFGLGIASGASWMSFHHGGGVGLGFSQHSGLVIVADGTEAAAQKLSRALTNDPGMGVIRHADAGYDHALNVARERGLDLPSLGIEDHTKGGQ, encoded by the coding sequence ATGACCCAGCCCACCACCGAACCCGCCCCCGTCATCCGCGCCCCGAGAGGCGCACAGAAAACCGCCAAGGGGTGGGTGCAGGAGGCCGCCAAGCGCATGCTAATGAACAACCTCGACCCGGACGTTGCCGAGCACCCCGACACCCTGGTCGTGTATGGCGGGCGCGGCAAGGCCGCCCGGAACTGGGAGGCCTTCCATAAGATCGTGGAGACCCTGGACCGACTGGAGGACGACGAGACGCTGCTGATCCAGTCCGGCAAACCCGTCGCCGTGCTGCGGACGCACGAGTGGGCGCCGCGCGTGCTGCTCGCCAACAGCAACCTCGTGCCGCACTGGGCGAACTGGGAGACCTTCGACAAGCTCGACCAGGCGGGCCTGATGATGTACGGCCAGATGACCGCCGGAAGCTGGATCTACATCGGCACGCAGGGCATCCTCCAGGGCACCTACGAGACCTTCGCCGGAGCGGCCCGCAAGCACTTCGGCGGCAGCCTGAAAGGCACCATCACCGTCACCGCCGGGCTGGGCGGCATGGGCGGCGCGCAACCGCTCGCCGTGAAACTCGCCGGGGGCGTCAGCATCAATATCGAGATTGACCCCACCCGCATCCAGAAACGCCTTGACACCCGCTACCTCGATGAGGTCGCCACGAGCCTGGAGGACGCCATCACCCGCGCGGAAAAATACAAGGCCGAGGGCGTCGCCCGGTCCATCGGCGTGCAGGGCAACGCCGCCGACCTCGTCCCGCAGCTTGTGGCGATGAACTGGACGCCGGACCTCATCACCGACCAGACCAGCGCACACGACCCCATGTGGGGCTACCTCCCACCGGTCAGCGCCGACGAGGACGCCAGCCGCCTCCGCACCGACCACCCCGACGAGTACAGACGGCGCGCGTACGAAGCGATGGCCGCGCACGTCCGCGCGATCCTCGAACTCCAGAAACGCGGCGCGGTCGCGTTCGACTACGGCAACAACCTCCGCCACCGCGCCCAGGAAGCGGGCGTGGAGTACGCCTTCGACTACCCCGGCTTCGTGCCCGCGTTCATCCGCGACTCCTTCTGCGAGGGACGCGGCCCCTTCCGCTGGGTGGCGCTGAGCGGCGACCCCGAGGACATCCGCGCCACCGACCGCGCGCTGCTCGACCTCTTCCCCAACGACGAACGCCTGCAATCCTGGCTGACGTACGCCGCCGACCAGATCGCCTTCCAGGGCCTCCCCGCCCGCATCTGCTGGCTCGGGTACAAAGAACGCGACCGGGCCGCGCGCCTCTTCAACGAGATGGTCGCCGACGGCCGCCTGAAAGCCCCCATCGTCATCGGCCGCGACCACCTCGACGCCGGAAGCGTCGCCAGCCCCTACCGCGAAACGGAAGCCATGCTGGACGGCAGCGACGCCGTCAGCGACTGGCCCCTCCTGAACTTCGGCCTCGGCATCGCATCTGGCGCCAGCTGGATGAGCTTCCACCACGGCGGCGGCGTCGGCCTGGGCTTTTCGCAGCACAGCGGCCTCGTCATCGTCGCCGACGGCACGGAAGCAGCCGCGCAGAAACTGTCCCGCGCTCTGACCAACGACCCCGGCATGGGCGTCATCCGCCACGCCGACGCCGGATACGACCACGCCCTGAACGTCGCGCGGGAACGCGGCCTCGACCTCCCCAGCCTCGGCATCGAAGACCATACCAAGGGCGGGCAGTGA
- a CDS encoding arginase family protein has protein sequence MTQPTHLPYGGIPTFARAPMVQPESDWTVDVAVLGIPFDIALGFRPGARFAPRALREASLRSVPPFTGLDGVTRLTGVTFADAGDVVLPSLEPELARQRISAAAGYVRDRCSLPVFLGGDHSVTYPILRAFAAVPDLHVVQLDAHLDFTDTRNDTRFSNSSPFRRACEDLPNLVHITTIGLRGLRFDPEAVAAARARGHALIPMMDVAGDLTRVLERLPRGKNVYLSVDVDGFDPSIIPGTSSPEPDGLTYAQGVAILVETARHNTIVGLDIVELAPNLDPTGRSELLMARLIMETLCAVDEFSAAQPGWTR, from the coding sequence GTGACCCAGCCCACCCACCTGCCCTACGGCGGGATTCCGACCTTCGCGCGCGCGCCGATGGTTCAACCCGAGAGTGACTGGACGGTGGACGTGGCGGTGCTCGGCATTCCCTTCGATATCGCGCTGGGCTTCCGCCCCGGCGCCCGCTTCGCGCCCCGTGCGCTGCGGGAGGCGAGCCTGCGGAGCGTGCCGCCCTTCACGGGCCTGGACGGCGTGACGAGGCTGACTGGTGTGACCTTCGCGGACGCGGGGGACGTGGTGCTGCCCAGCCTGGAGCCGGAACTGGCGCGGCAGCGGATCAGCGCGGCGGCGGGATACGTGCGGGACCGGTGCAGTCTGCCGGTCTTTCTGGGTGGCGACCACAGCGTCACGTACCCGATCCTGCGCGCGTTCGCGGCTGTGCCCGACCTGCACGTGGTGCAGCTGGACGCCCACCTGGACTTCACGGACACGCGGAACGACACCCGCTTCAGCAACAGCAGTCCGTTCCGCCGTGCATGCGAGGACCTGCCCAACCTCGTGCACATCACGACCATCGGCCTGCGTGGGCTGCGCTTCGACCCGGAAGCGGTCGCGGCGGCCCGCGCGCGTGGGCACGCCCTGATTCCCATGATGGACGTCGCGGGCGACCTGACGCGTGTGCTGGAGCGGTTGCCGCGCGGGAAGAACGTGTACCTCAGCGTGGACGTGGACGGCTTCGACCCCAGCATCATTCCCGGAACGAGCAGCCCCGAACCGGACGGCCTGACCTACGCCCAGGGGGTAGCAATCCTGGTGGAAACGGCGCGGCACAACACCATCGTCGGCCTGGACATTGTGGAACTCGCCCCGAACCTCGACCCCACCGGACGCAGCGAACTCCTGATGGCGCGGCTGATCATGGAGACGCTGTGCGCCGTGGACGAATTCAGTGCCGCGCAGCCGGGGTGGACACGATGA
- the hutI gene encoding imidazolonepropionase, with translation MTETLFTNISQLVTPAPGVQRGAAMSDLKVIPDAAMLVSGGVIRWIGPRADASGMVQEHDLGGVAVVPGLIDPHTHAVWAGDRLADFEARVQGVPYEEILARGGGIRSSMRATGAASVDDLVALARPRLEALRASGATTIEVKSGYGMDFDAELRMLHAVRALQSEFGLVPTLLIHVPPTEGRAEYVQAVCHDLIPGVAREGLATAVDVFTEREAFTVDETRAILQAAKAHGLQTKLHADQFHAIGGTELACELGALSVDHLEASGPAQIAALAASDTVATILPGVTLHLGLPAAPGRALIDAGAAVAVGTDLNPGSSPVFSTQLALALAVRLCRLTPAEALTASTVNAAAALGLSDRGALAPGQRADFLALHSPDWRDLPYTLGANPVRNVFVGGSAL, from the coding sequence ATGACGGAAACTCTCTTCACGAACATCAGCCAGCTCGTGACGCCTGCGCCCGGTGTGCAGCGCGGCGCGGCCATGAGCGACCTGAAGGTCATTCCCGACGCGGCGATGCTCGTGTCGGGCGGTGTCATCCGCTGGATTGGCCCGCGCGCCGACGCTTCCGGCATGGTGCAGGAGCATGATCTGGGCGGCGTGGCAGTCGTGCCCGGATTGATCGACCCGCACACGCATGCCGTGTGGGCCGGGGATCGCCTCGCGGACTTCGAGGCGCGCGTGCAGGGTGTCCCGTACGAGGAGATCCTGGCGCGCGGCGGTGGCATCCGTAGCTCCATGCGGGCGACCGGGGCGGCTAGCGTGGACGATCTCGTGGCGCTCGCCCGTCCCCGCCTGGAGGCGCTGCGCGCCTCTGGCGCGACGACCATCGAGGTCAAGAGCGGATACGGAATGGATTTTGACGCCGAGCTGCGGATGCTCCATGCGGTCCGCGCCCTCCAGTCTGAATTCGGGCTCGTGCCGACCCTGTTGATTCACGTGCCGCCCACAGAGGGCCGCGCCGAGTACGTGCAGGCGGTCTGCCACGACCTCATCCCCGGCGTGGCGCGTGAGGGGCTGGCGACGGCGGTGGACGTGTTCACCGAGCGCGAGGCGTTCACGGTGGACGAGACCCGCGCCATCCTCCAGGCAGCCAAAGCACATGGCCTTCAGACGAAGCTGCACGCCGATCAGTTCCACGCCATCGGCGGCACGGAACTGGCCTGCGAACTCGGTGCCCTGAGCGTGGATCACCTGGAAGCGAGCGGTCCCGCGCAGATCGCCGCGCTGGCCGCATCGGACACCGTGGCGACCATCCTCCCCGGCGTGACCCTGCACCTGGGTCTGCCCGCCGCGCCGGGCCGCGCCCTCATTGACGCGGGCGCGGCGGTCGCCGTGGGGACCGACCTGAATCCCGGCTCGTCCCCCGTGTTCAGCACGCAACTCGCGCTGGCGCTGGCGGTGCGCCTGTGCCGTCTCACGCCCGCCGAGGCGCTGACCGCCAGCACCGTGAACGCCGCCGCGGCCCTGGGCCTGAGCGACCGGGGAGCTCTCGCACCCGGCCAGCGCGCCGACTTCCTCGCCCTGCACAGCCCCGACTGGCGCGACCTGCCCTACACCCTCGGCGCGAACCCCGTGCGGAACGTGTTCGTCGGCGGCTCTGCGCTATGA
- the hutH gene encoding histidine ammonia-lyase: MILDQHLSLSDFLSVVRGGEPVELSEAARGRILRARAVIERIVDGDAAVYGVNTGFGKFASVQVPREGLEELQLNLILSHAIGVGEALPTEVVRGMLLLRAQSLALGHSGVRPEVVELLLSLLNVGAHPVIPAQGSVGASGDLAPLAHLALALIGHGEIEYRGEVRASADVLAELDLTPLVLQAKEGLALINGTQLMGSLLALAVADARTLLGTANLAAAMTVEAMYGSHRPFQPDVVGLRPHPGAVAVAEELRFFLRDSQIAPSHLVGDGKVQDAYSLRAAPQVHGASLDALAHAERVLAVEFASVTDNPLIFPDTGDVVSGGNFHGQPLAVTIDALKVAVAELGSISERRCEQLLNPSLSGLPGFLAPQGGLNSGFMIAQYTAAALVSENKVLAHPASVDTIPTSANQEDHVSMGAHGARQLRAILENVQNVIGIELLCAAQALDFQTLHAGRGAQAAWEHIRAHIPNMTRDRYYRPDLLKIVEMVRGGELLRVAREA; the protein is encoded by the coding sequence GTGATTCTCGATCAACACCTGTCCCTGTCTGATTTTCTGTCTGTCGTGCGTGGCGGCGAGCCTGTCGAGCTGTCGGAGGCGGCGCGTGGGCGCATCCTGCGGGCGCGGGCGGTGATCGAGCGGATCGTGGATGGTGACGCGGCGGTGTACGGCGTGAACACGGGCTTCGGGAAGTTCGCGTCGGTGCAGGTGCCGCGTGAGGGGCTGGAGGAGTTGCAGCTCAACCTGATCCTGTCGCACGCGATCGGGGTGGGGGAGGCCCTACCGACGGAGGTGGTGCGCGGGATGCTGCTGCTGCGCGCGCAGTCGCTGGCGCTGGGGCATTCGGGGGTGCGGCCCGAGGTGGTGGAACTGCTGCTCTCGCTGCTGAACGTGGGGGCGCACCCGGTCATTCCGGCGCAGGGGAGCGTGGGCGCGTCGGGGGATCTGGCGCCGCTGGCGCACCTTGCTCTGGCGTTGATCGGGCACGGCGAGATCGAGTACCGGGGCGAGGTGCGTGCCAGTGCGGACGTGCTGGCCGAGCTGGACCTGACCCCGCTGGTGTTGCAGGCGAAGGAGGGACTGGCGCTCATCAACGGCACGCAGCTGATGGGCAGCCTGCTCGCGCTGGCGGTCGCGGACGCGCGGACGCTGCTGGGGACGGCGAATCTCGCGGCGGCCATGACGGTCGAGGCGATGTACGGCTCGCACCGGCCCTTCCAGCCGGACGTGGTGGGCCTGCGCCCCCACCCCGGCGCGGTCGCGGTGGCCGAGGAACTGCGGTTCTTCCTGCGGGACTCACAGATCGCCCCGTCACACTTGGTGGGAGACGGGAAGGTGCAGGACGCGTACTCGCTGCGCGCCGCCCCACAGGTGCACGGAGCGAGCCTGGACGCCCTCGCGCACGCCGAGCGGGTCCTGGCGGTCGAGTTCGCGTCCGTGACGGACAACCCCCTGATCTTTCCCGACACCGGCGACGTCGTCAGCGGTGGGAACTTCCACGGGCAGCCGCTTGCCGTGACCATCGACGCGCTGAAGGTCGCCGTGGCGGAACTGGGCAGCATCAGCGAGCGCCGCTGCGAGCAGCTTCTGAACCCGTCCCTGTCGGGCCTGCCGGGCTTCCTGGCGCCGCAGGGCGGCCTGAACAGCGGCTTCATGATCGCGCAGTACACCGCCGCCGCGCTCGTCAGCGAGAACAAGGTCCTCGCGCACCCCGCCAGCGTGGACACCATCCCCACCAGCGCCAACCAGGAGGACCACGTCAGCATGGGCGCGCACGGCGCCCGGCAGCTGCGGGCCATCCTGGAGAACGTGCAGAACGTCATCGGGATCGAACTGCTGTGCGCCGCGCAGGCCCTCGACTTCCAGACCCTCCACGCCGGACGGGGCGCGCAGGCCGCGTGGGAGCACATCCGCGCGCACATTCCCAACATGACCCGCGACCGCTACTACCGCCCGGACCTCCTGAAGATCGTGGAGATGGTCCGGGGCGGTGAACTGCTCCGCGTGGCGCGGGAGGCGTAG
- a CDS encoding histidine phosphatase family protein, producing the protein MKLLLIRHAQSENNVIEDRPDYAQARQPDPPLTAHGHATAQQFAQDAYLNGITHLYTSLMLRAVQTAAPIAARLNLPAHGIERTYEYGGLTTGPAGGFTPVTGGDHASLRTHCPALIWPAHLTGHPWDGGAEAWEEPHFHARATHVLNDLRARHPGQDRVALITHHDFAGALIRAALGWPVTDTPPTFHLAHLGTAQLDLPADSRVGGLDWLNR; encoded by the coding sequence GTGAAGCTCCTGCTGATCCGCCACGCGCAATCGGAGAACAACGTCATCGAGGACCGCCCGGACTACGCCCAGGCGCGGCAGCCCGACCCACCCCTGACCGCGCACGGGCATGCCACTGCGCAGCAGTTCGCACAGGACGCCTACCTGAACGGCATAACGCACCTGTACACCAGCCTGATGCTCCGCGCCGTGCAGACCGCCGCGCCCATCGCTGCGCGCCTGAACCTCCCTGCGCACGGCATCGAACGGACGTACGAGTACGGCGGCCTGACCACCGGCCCCGCCGGAGGCTTCACTCCCGTCACGGGCGGCGACCACGCCAGCCTCCGCACGCACTGCCCCGCGCTGATCTGGCCCGCGCACCTGACCGGGCACCCCTGGGACGGCGGCGCGGAAGCGTGGGAGGAACCCCACTTCCACGCCCGCGCCACGCACGTCCTGAATGACCTCCGCGCCCGGCACCCCGGTCAGGACAGGGTGGCGCTGATCACGCACCACGACTTCGCCGGAGCACTGATCCGCGCCGCGCTCGGCTGGCCCGTCACGGACACGCCACCGACCTTCCACCTCGCGCACCTCGGCACCGCCCAGCTCGACCTGCCCGCAGACAGCCGTGTGGGCGGACTGGACTGGCTGAACCGGTAA
- the sdaAA gene encoding L-serine ammonia-lyase, iron-sulfur-dependent, subunit alpha, with product MTTLDDILNAPHPASEWILTQDCAETGLHPDDIRAEMLRRIREMRASIERGLSSDAKSITGMVGWNAKGLWDAPDVLGAPVLKRVQAYAMAVNEENARMGRIVAAPTAGSAGTIPGALIGVADHLGIPDEQLVNPMILAAGIGKAISKRMFISGAAGGCQAEIGSSAAMAAAAIVELMGGTPRAAVHAASMALMNTIGLVCDPVGGYVEVPCVSRNAFYAVHAVSAAQLALAQLESFIPPDEVLGAMASVGRMMPAALRETADGGLAQTPTGLAVTARMEGKKEGEGPGGMIELPLA from the coding sequence ATGACCACCCTCGACGACATCCTGAACGCCCCCCACCCCGCCTCCGAATGGATTCTCACGCAGGACTGCGCCGAGACCGGCCTGCACCCCGACGACATCCGCGCCGAGATGCTGCGCCGCATCCGCGAGATGCGCGCCAGTATCGAGCGCGGCCTGAGCAGCGACGCGAAAAGCATCACGGGAATGGTCGGCTGGAACGCCAAGGGCCTCTGGGACGCCCCGGACGTCCTCGGCGCGCCTGTCCTGAAGCGTGTGCAGGCGTACGCGATGGCCGTGAACGAGGAGAACGCCCGCATGGGCCGCATCGTCGCCGCTCCCACCGCGGGCAGCGCGGGCACCATCCCCGGCGCGCTGATCGGCGTGGCCGACCACCTCGGCATCCCGGACGAGCAACTCGTGAACCCCATGATCCTCGCCGCCGGGATCGGCAAGGCCATCTCGAAGCGCATGTTCATCAGCGGCGCGGCGGGCGGCTGTCAGGCCGAGATCGGCTCCAGCGCCGCCATGGCCGCCGCCGCCATCGTCGAACTGATGGGCGGCACCCCCCGTGCCGCCGTGCACGCCGCCAGCATGGCCCTGATGAACACCATCGGCCTCGTGTGCGACCCGGTCGGCGGGTACGTGGAGGTCCCCTGTGTGAGCCGCAACGCCTTCTACGCCGTGCACGCCGTCAGTGCCGCGCAACTGGCCCTGGCGCAACTGGAATCATTCATCCCGCCCGACGAGGTGCTGGGCGCGATGGCCAGCGTGGGGCGCATGATGCCCGCCGCGCTGCGTGAAACCGCCGACGGTGGCCTCGCCCAGACGCCCACCGGACTGGCCGTCACCGCCCGCATGGAAGGCAAGAAGGAGGGTGAGGGACCGGGAGGCATGATCGAACTGCCACTGGCGTAG
- a CDS encoding PadR family transcriptional regulator yields the protein MPRSPNSSPHTKAVLHALQQTYPAHTYGYDLSKSTGLKSGTLYPILQRLHEQGHLDAQWEQSPHTGKPPRHIYRLTHSGLQLARDRHDPTPATRRTKGALT from the coding sequence ATGCCGCGATCCCCCAACTCCAGCCCGCACACGAAAGCCGTCCTACACGCCCTCCAGCAAACGTACCCCGCACACACCTACGGCTACGACCTCTCAAAGAGCACCGGTCTGAAAAGCGGAACGCTCTACCCCATCCTCCAGCGCCTGCACGAACAAGGCCACCTGGACGCTCAGTGGGAACAATCCCCCCACACCGGCAAACCACCCCGCCACATCTACCGCCTGACCCACAGCGGCCTCCAGCTGGCCCGCGACCGACACGATCCCACCCCCGCAACCCGCCGGACCAAAGGAGCCCTGACATGA
- a CDS encoding HAD family hydrolase produces the protein MPFEGVLFDLDGVLVDSEHLAEGVWVRTLAEFGLPLPANEFSHLAVGQTFPNVLLRLEELHGWTASDAFLPVLEERFNAAFDTLAAIEGARETLLALRAAGIPFAVASNSERDRLHLKLRASGLADLVGEHAYDPSWVGGRGKPHPELYVFAAAQLGVDVTRCVVVEDSVPGGTAGVRAGATLFALLAAGHVHPDGAAQMQAIGAARVLWSHQDLRAALELPPLT, from the coding sequence ATGCCGTTCGAGGGGGTGCTGTTCGATCTGGATGGCGTACTGGTGGACAGCGAGCACCTGGCGGAGGGCGTGTGGGTGCGGACGCTGGCGGAGTTCGGGCTGCCCCTTCCGGCGAACGAGTTCTCGCATCTGGCGGTCGGGCAGACGTTCCCGAACGTGCTGCTGCGCCTGGAGGAACTGCACGGCTGGACGGCGTCCGACGCGTTCCTGCCGGTGCTGGAGGAGCGGTTCAACGCGGCGTTCGACACGCTGGCGGCCATCGAGGGCGCGCGGGAGACGCTGCTGGCCCTGCGCGCGGCAGGCATTCCGTTCGCGGTGGCGAGCAACAGTGAACGGGATCGCCTCCACCTGAAGCTCCGCGCATCGGGGCTGGCGGACCTGGTCGGGGAGCATGCCTACGATCCGTCGTGGGTGGGCGGGCGGGGCAAACCGCACCCCGAGCTGTACGTGTTCGCGGCCGCGCAGCTGGGCGTGGACGTCACGCGCTGCGTGGTCGTCGAGGATTCCGTGCCGGGGGGGACAGCGGGCGTGCGGGCGGGTGCGACACTCTTTGCCCTGCTGGCCGCTGGGCACGTGCACCCGGACGGCGCGGCGCAGATGCAGGCGATCGGCGCGGCGCGGGTGCTGTGGTCGCACCAGGACCTGCGGGCAGCACTGGAATTGCCGCCTCTGACCTGA
- a CDS encoding histidine triad nucleotide-binding protein — MSDQPTLFERIIARDIPSDVVFEDEKYIAIRDIAPKAPVHLLVIPKRMTPRVDAITDAAEMGELWLTAVKVARMHAEDYRLVVNCGTGGGQVIFHTHIHVLAGWEHGPDSDT; from the coding sequence ATGAGTGACCAGCCCACCCTGTTCGAGCGGATCATTGCGCGGGACATTCCCAGTGACGTCGTGTTCGAGGATGAGAAGTACATCGCGATCCGGGATATCGCCCCGAAGGCGCCGGTTCACCTGCTGGTGATCCCGAAGCGGATGACGCCCCGCGTGGACGCGATCACGGACGCCGCCGAGATGGGCGAGTTGTGGCTGACGGCGGTGAAGGTGGCGCGGATGCACGCCGAGGATTACCGGCTGGTCGTGAACTGCGGGACCGGGGGCGGTCAGGTCATCTTCCACACGCACATTCACGTGCTGGCGGGCTGGGAGCACGGCCCGGACAGCGACACCTGA
- a CDS encoding ferritin-like domain-containing protein, translated as MSQDTEQQIITDATNETAMNRRAAMGFLGKLGLGAAAMGLAAGSTATAAPAKNIDGDVLNFALNLEYLEAAFYLAAVGRVDELRKIGGGADIRLPAGLDQDRGMQFKDGNVQALARDIAEDELQHVKFLYGALGKAAAPRPVIDLNGAFRAAGQAASGGKIDGFNPFANDLFFLHGAFIFEDVGVTAYNGAATLITNPAYLQAAAGILAVEAYHGGAIRSMLFQQRQISAAAGLYVGQVVQAISNLRGKVGGMKDQGLTDAKGMAVFAPADANGIAFPRSTREVLNIVYLAPGAKKGGFYPNGLNGNIK; from the coding sequence ATGAGCCAAGACACCGAACAGCAGATCATCACCGACGCCACCAACGAAACCGCCATGAACCGCCGCGCCGCCATGGGCTTCCTCGGCAAACTCGGCCTCGGCGCCGCCGCCATGGGCCTCGCCGCGGGCAGTACCGCCACCGCCGCCCCCGCCAAGAACATCGACGGCGACGTCCTGAACTTCGCCCTGAACCTCGAATACCTCGAAGCGGCCTTCTACCTCGCCGCCGTCGGCCGTGTCGACGAACTCCGTAAGATCGGCGGTGGCGCCGACATCCGCCTGCCCGCCGGACTCGACCAGGACCGCGGGATGCAGTTCAAGGACGGCAACGTCCAGGCCCTCGCCCGCGACATCGCCGAGGATGAACTCCAGCACGTCAAGTTCCTGTACGGAGCTCTCGGCAAGGCCGCCGCGCCCCGTCCCGTCATCGATCTGAACGGCGCCTTCCGCGCCGCCGGGCAGGCCGCCAGCGGCGGGAAGATCGACGGCTTCAACCCCTTCGCGAACGACCTGTTCTTCCTGCACGGCGCGTTCATCTTCGAGGACGTGGGCGTCACCGCGTACAACGGCGCCGCGACCCTCATCACCAATCCCGCGTACCTGCAGGCGGCCGCCGGGATCCTCGCCGTCGAGGCGTACCACGGCGGCGCCATCCGCAGCATGCTCTTCCAGCAGCGCCAGATCAGCGCCGCCGCCGGACTGTACGTCGGGCAGGTCGTGCAGGCCATCAGCAACCTGCGCGGCAAGGTCGGCGGCATGAAAGACCAGGGCCTCACCGACGCCAAGGGCATGGCCGTGTTCGCCCCCGCCGACGCGAACGGCATCGCCTTCCCCCGCAGCACCCGCGAGGTGCTGAACATCGTCTACCTCGCCCCCGGCGCGAAGAAGGGCGGCTTCTACCCCAACGGCCTGAACGGCAACATCAAGTAA
- a CDS encoding DUF705 domain-containing protein: MTPPPLVVYVDVDETLVRNVGRSRVPIPAAIAHVRELAAQGAELYCWSSGGAAYARDSAREVGLEGVFTAFLPKPQVLLDDQRVESWRRLVPVHPLSCPGESVASYREALDSTRRSER, translated from the coding sequence GTGACCCCTCCTCCGCTTGTGGTGTACGTGGATGTGGATGAGACGCTGGTGCGGAACGTGGGGCGGTCGCGGGTGCCTATTCCGGCGGCGATTGCGCATGTGCGGGAACTGGCGGCGCAGGGCGCGGAGCTGTACTGCTGGAGTTCCGGCGGGGCCGCGTACGCGCGGGACAGTGCGCGTGAGGTGGGCCTGGAGGGCGTGTTCACGGCGTTCCTGCCCAAACCGCAGGTGCTGCTGGACGACCAGCGGGTCGAGTCATGGCGGCGGCTGGTGCCGGTGCACCCGCTGTCCTGCCCGGGCGAGTCGGTGGCGTCGTACCGGGAGGCGCTGGACAGCACCCGCCGGTCAGAGCGGTGA
- a CDS encoding HEAT repeat domain-containing protein — translation MPPIQSAEEFVRLRTSDFPDVQLRATHGGAPVEVWFEVIAEHPDMRFWVAHNRTVPDEVLVLLARDPDPRVRWRVADRRSCPPSVMEELCTDPDEGVRERLSFNARTPRSILERLERDRVARIAKQARKRLSALDTS, via the coding sequence GTGCCCCCGATTCAAAGTGCAGAGGAATTCGTCCGGCTCCGTACGAGTGACTTTCCTGATGTGCAGCTCAGGGCGACGCATGGTGGCGCGCCAGTCGAAGTCTGGTTCGAGGTGATTGCCGAGCATCCTGACATGCGCTTCTGGGTGGCTCACAACAGGACGGTTCCCGATGAGGTGCTGGTGCTCCTCGCCCGCGATCCTGACCCTCGCGTGAGATGGCGGGTGGCTGATCGCCGCTCGTGCCCACCATCGGTCATGGAGGAGCTCTGCACGGACCCGGACGAAGGCGTGAGGGAACGCCTCTCCTTTAATGCCAGGACGCCTCGCTCCATTCTGGAACGCCTTGAACGGGACCGGGTGGCCCGGATTGCCAAACAGGCCAGGAAGCGCCTCAGCGCTCTGGACACCTCGTGA